In the genome of Fulvitalea axinellae, one region contains:
- a CDS encoding DUF4369 domain-containing protein — translation MANKTVLAFALIIISVFGFQFAQAQQQIEINLENAPKGYFTLSLLQGAERISVDSAKTINGKLVLKGRYDSGLYALIKNGKGFSFIVNENKIRLQADWNAGAGSLKVLESEENRWWTEYLMRRNITYGKLNVIQPVTMAYDRDSEFYRQATKEFYTVQGGLRTFVSKIPRQTLASLFARADLRPRLAHNMSFSEQRLSMKKNWFANVDWTDSRLLNSDILTNKINDFMSICAGRGASRPEVERGMKEGVDILLSATQANPQIHEYALSLLVKKLETYGIRNPAYSHKLRHPYRNLRTRGPRAGNNGQTQKIRRLKGWKKSFAHQRFRFAGQ, via the coding sequence ATGGCCAATAAAACAGTTCTGGCTTTTGCCTTAATCATAATCAGTGTTTTTGGATTTCAATTCGCCCAAGCGCAACAGCAGATTGAAATAAACTTAGAAAACGCGCCAAAGGGATATTTCACGCTAAGCCTGCTACAGGGCGCGGAACGGATTTCCGTGGACAGCGCGAAAACCATAAACGGAAAGTTGGTACTGAAAGGCCGTTACGATTCAGGGCTTTACGCTTTGATCAAAAACGGCAAAGGATTCTCGTTTATCGTAAACGAAAACAAAATCCGCCTCCAAGCCGATTGGAATGCGGGAGCCGGAAGCCTTAAAGTTCTAGAATCCGAAGAAAACCGCTGGTGGACCGAATACCTGATGAGGCGCAATATCACTTACGGAAAACTAAACGTGATTCAGCCCGTAACCATGGCCTACGATCGAGATTCGGAGTTTTATCGCCAAGCCACCAAAGAGTTTTACACGGTACAGGGCGGTTTGCGGACTTTCGTCTCCAAAATTCCCAGACAGACACTCGCATCGCTTTTCGCCCGGGCCGACCTTAGGCCTAGGTTGGCGCACAATATGAGCTTTTCGGAACAACGGCTATCCATGAAAAAAAACTGGTTTGCCAATGTGGACTGGACTGACAGCCGGCTCTTGAACTCCGATATCCTGACAAACAAGATCAACGATTTTATGTCTATCTGCGCCGGGCGTGGAGCTAGCCGGCCGGAAGTGGAACGAGGGATGAAAGAAGGCGTGGATATTCTGCTTTCCGCTACCCAAGCTAATCCGCAGATACACGAATACGCGCTTTCCCTTTTGGTGAAAAAACTGGAAACATACGGAATACGTAATCCTGCATATAGCCACAAACTACGCCACCCCTACCGGAACTTGCGGACACGAGGGCCAAGAGCCGGAAATAATGGCCAGACTCAAAAGATACGACGCCTTAAGGGTTGGAAAAAAAGCTTCGCCCATCAGCGGTTTCGATTTGCAGGGCAATGA
- a CDS encoding IS630 family transposase, producing the protein MDKNAPRSLCQVVQWAQENCSVTASRAVLSRLLRFAGYSYKRMRVSCSHKRDKVLSDFFKTEIQELKKMEDEGEIDLYSFDEMGVNLSPVVPYGWQKVGKTHRLSSMPSSNHTVVGFVNRKCDFHGFRVDGAATAETTVACINDFVDQIEKKTVVLIDNASIHKAISVREKMVEWAGKGLFLQFIPAYSPELNFIERLWLEFKHRWLSKPNYFDSIEELTKAIDDVIRGIGTKYRINFE; encoded by the coding sequence GTGGATAAGAACGCCCCACGAAGCCTTTGTCAAGTGGTGCAATGGGCTCAAGAGAACTGTTCCGTTACCGCGTCCCGCGCGGTCCTGTCCCGATTATTAAGGTTTGCCGGGTACAGCTACAAAAGAATGCGGGTCAGCTGTTCCCACAAACGGGACAAGGTGCTGTCTGATTTCTTTAAAACGGAGATACAGGAGCTTAAGAAGATGGAAGATGAAGGTGAAATAGATTTGTATTCGTTTGACGAAATGGGAGTGAACCTGTCACCGGTCGTTCCTTATGGATGGCAAAAGGTTGGAAAAACGCACCGACTATCCAGTATGCCCAGCAGCAACCATACGGTTGTCGGTTTTGTGAATCGGAAATGCGATTTCCACGGATTCAGAGTTGACGGCGCGGCAACGGCTGAAACCACCGTCGCATGCATTAATGATTTTGTCGATCAAATAGAAAAGAAAACAGTTGTCCTAATCGATAATGCAAGCATCCACAAAGCGATATCCGTCAGAGAGAAAATGGTTGAATGGGCAGGCAAAGGCTTGTTCCTTCAGTTTATACCGGCATATTCTCCCGAGCTAAATTTCATCGAGAGGCTTTGGCTCGAATTCAAGCATCGATGGCTTTCAAAGCCGAACTATTTTGATTCAATAGAAGAGCTGACAAAAGCCATCGATGATGTCATTAGAGGGATTGGGACAAAGTATCGAATTAATTTTGAATGA
- a CDS encoding helix-turn-helix domain-containing protein, translating to MRFLNLSSSTVNRLETLVRKSENYRVRQRAQAMLFSAKGYQRSQISDLLSVTTETVSSWFDQIEENEDWDLKDLPGRGRKPIIGEDNSKKI from the coding sequence ATGCGTTTTTTGAACCTATCATCATCGACCGTCAACCGTTTAGAAACTCTTGTCAGAAAGAGTGAGAATTATCGGGTAAGGCAAAGAGCCCAAGCCATGCTTTTTAGTGCCAAGGGGTATCAACGATCCCAGATCAGCGATCTGTTGAGTGTCACAACGGAAACCGTATCATCTTGGTTCGATCAAATTGAGGAGAATGAAGACTGGGACCTTAAAGACCTTCCTGGGCGTGGGCGGAAACCTATAATTGGGGAGGATAACTCCAAAAAAATTTGA
- a CDS encoding peroxiredoxin family protein — protein sequence MMPQLNEWYKSAKREGWTLSAVSLDTDLGKLKNTADELAPDIPVYSDFEGWKGPAAVSYNVNATPALFVLDKNLTIIGKPNRLPNP from the coding sequence ATGATGCCTCAGCTCAACGAATGGTATAAATCGGCGAAGCGGGAAGGCTGGACGCTCTCGGCGGTGAGCCTTGACACCGATTTGGGGAAACTCAAAAATACCGCGGACGAACTGGCTCCGGATATTCCCGTTTATTCCGATTTTGAAGGGTGGAAAGGGCCCGCGGCCGTAAGCTACAATGTAAACGCCACTCCGGCGCTCTTTGTCTTGGACAAAAACCTAACGATTATCGGCAAACCAAACCGACTACCGAATCCATAA
- a CDS encoding family 43 glycosylhydrolase — translation MKKQTLFILFAAALVAGGLFAWLKSGEGTVAEKQAEMPAPSKVITVGDTVALYRTPYLNDHSVIYSPEEKKWHLYGIAYPQSEFIHLVADSLTQEGWTKLEPFSDGGAEIWAPHIIRNGDLYHMYYTKIGTPREIHHVTSKDLYTWSKSEGPVLALSNEFSDNLKNKDPMVFRDEDRNQWIMYYSVLKDAKHWVVGYSTSKDLDNWSDMKICFDENTESPGVESPFVVKRGDDFYLFLSARPWPVGGEDIFRSQSPFRWEVKDKVKRIDPWHAAEVVQDIDGKWYLTLSSGIQADDLKIAPLNWNDGLQENILAK, via the coding sequence ATGAAGAAGCAAACACTATTTATCCTATTTGCGGCGGCGTTAGTAGCCGGTGGATTGTTCGCATGGTTAAAGTCGGGAGAGGGGACCGTTGCGGAAAAGCAGGCGGAGATGCCCGCCCCGAGTAAAGTTATTACGGTTGGTGATACTGTGGCCTTGTATCGTACGCCGTATCTCAACGACCACTCGGTTATCTATAGCCCGGAGGAAAAGAAGTGGCACCTTTACGGAATAGCCTATCCGCAAAGCGAGTTTATCCACTTGGTGGCCGATTCTTTGACGCAAGAAGGCTGGACGAAGCTGGAGCCGTTTTCGGATGGCGGGGCGGAGATTTGGGCGCCGCATATTATCCGTAATGGCGATTTGTACCATATGTACTATACCAAAATCGGTACGCCAAGGGAAATCCATCACGTAACGTCTAAAGACCTTTACACTTGGAGCAAATCCGAAGGGCCGGTTTTGGCTTTGTCGAACGAGTTTTCCGACAATTTGAAAAACAAAGACCCGATGGTTTTTCGTGACGAGGACCGCAACCAATGGATCATGTATTACAGCGTGTTGAAAGACGCCAAGCATTGGGTGGTTGGCTATAGCACGAGTAAGGATCTGGATAATTGGTCCGATATGAAAATCTGTTTTGATGAGAACACCGAATCGCCGGGCGTGGAGTCGCCGTTTGTGGTGAAGCGAGGCGATGACTTTTATCTGTTTCTCTCGGCGCGCCCTTGGCCCGTTGGCGGCGAAGACATTTTCCGGAGCCAGAGCCCGTTCCGTTGGGAAGTGAAGGATAAGGTAAAACGCATTGACCCTTGGCACGCCGCCGAGGTGGTACAGGATATCGACGGCAAATGGTACCTGACTTTGTCTTCAGGCATTCAGGCCGACGATCTGAAGATCGCTCCGCTGAATTGGAATGACGGTCTGCAAGAGAATATTTTAGCTAAATGA